TAGTATAAAGGATGTGGATGGCTTTCATGGAGAAATGGTTCAATTATTGAACTGCAACGTACATCTAGAGTGATACGACCAGATTCGTACTTGAAACCAGTGAAATACTGGTAACAAGCAAAACATCTTCTTCTATAAGTATCTGTTTGTAGAGTGAACGGTGTGTTGTCGGAGACATTCCTTATCTTTCTGGGAAGACTAGCACATGTCTCATGTAGAATAAAGTCGCATCGCTCACAATCATAAAACGACTCGTCATTGATCTGGGAGACACAAGCTTCACAAAGTTTGCTTTCGTGTATATTCTTACCAGCCTTGTTGAGTGTTAAATTATGGCCATGGCTGAAATGCTTTATATGATTCTCATCTACCACTTCGAATGGCGCgagttcctcttcttctggtgTTCCTTCTAGTTCTACTTTTTCCCACACACCATTACTCGTTGCGCATCTCGCATGAACAGCATAGCTAGGACACTTTGAGCAAGAATAAGCCCCATAAAACCCATCTACTCTTTTACGACAAACTCCACATGTCCAATTCCCGTGTCCAAGATGACGAGTGTAAGAGATGCGATGATTGTGACGATTTATATTTATCACGCGGGGTAAATCAATACAAGCCCGATGAATCATGAAATTGCATTGAAGACAAAAATAAGGACTTCGATCACCTGCCGTCCCACAAGCATTGCAAGTACAATTGACAAGTCTTGGAACAAGGTGGAGTTTATGCTCATGTGTCGTTGGGCTCACAACAGAAACTGGCGGTGGGTTTGCCATGCAAAACTCGTTGCATATGGTTACATTACAAACATCGCAGTGGTAAACTTGATTACAGTTGTAAGATCTTCTGTCAAACTTCTTCCCACAAAGAAGGCAATCTTCATCAGCGTACTCTGGTGCTCCGTATCTGAAAAACTTGAGCGGGTGTTTGTGATGAAAAGAGTCTGGGATGAGCCCAGTAGTAGGCAGCGATAAGAATGTGGATGAAGTTGAGGATGGAGATGGATGTcttgcacaaaccaaatggaCATTGAAGTCGCAAATTGAACAATAATAACCAACT
The sequence above is drawn from the Camelina sativa cultivar DH55 chromosome 4, Cs, whole genome shotgun sequence genome and encodes:
- the LOC104783852 gene encoding uncharacterized protein LOC104783852, encoding MEKVELPVHEHPLFVFDRICMDTCKGCGIYGYFYGGYICNELGCNTLFHKECVESVPEINHPSHPEHPLKLSLDCGQFCCSVCIHRSEVGYYCSICDFNVHLVCARHPSPSSTSSTFLSLPTTGLIPDSFHHKHPLKFFRYGAPEYADEDCLLCGKKFDRRSYNCNQVYHCDVCNVTICNEFCMANPPPVSVVSPTTHEHKLHLVPRLVNCTCNACGTAGDRSPYFCLQCNFMIHRACIDLPRVININRHNHRISYTRHLGHGNWTCGVCRKRVDGFYGAYSCSKCPSYAVHARCATSNGVWEKVELEGTPEEEELAPFEVVDENHIKHFSHGHNLTLNKAGKNIHESKLCEACVSQINDESFYDCERCDFILHETCASLPRKIRNVSDNTPFTLQTDTYRRRCFACYQYFTGFKYESGRITLDVRCSSIIEPFLHESHPHPLYYEVFSSKRGKKCSACDRTHVFISTLWCDECEFQLDFGCATLPRKVMNQRYDDHPLYLSYGETKEDGQLWCEVCETKINPNKWSYACNLCGITLHVSCVVGDFSYHIPGHISLDDFSKGAVVPNTSICRSHCFRCSSRCKLPYILQVDGRYFCSIICVNPREYWNNNLYIN